One region of Cheilinus undulatus linkage group 4, ASM1832078v1, whole genome shotgun sequence genomic DNA includes:
- the LOC121508305 gene encoding keratin, type I cytoskeletal 42-like → MPVFTSDTVGKFGTYGESSLITNEKFTMQNLNDRLASYLEKVRSLESANRKLELQIREYYEKKGPAASRDFTIFFATISDLRAKITRRYLDNQGIVLQIDNASLAADDFKIKYETELNIHSMVEADVARLRGVRDSMTLSISDMELQIEGLKEELAFLKRNHEEEMCELRIKQTGQVNVEVDSTSSVDLTKVLEEVREQYEAVAAKNKLELEKWFQTKMETLQTEILQFGQEVKTHSSELSELKRTYQSLDISRSSFLAEIQCLQQNQEETKSRYSIQLSQLQMTINVFETELQELRVSIETQQSEYKMLLDIKMRLELEIAEYRRLLEGERQEKKVVISKVVEEHKPHIERRVKTIVEQVVDGKVVSSTIDTEVQNIQ, encoded by the exons ATGCCAGTCTTCACCTCAGACACAGTGGGGAAGTTTGGCACGTATGGTGAGAGCTCATTGATCACCAATGAGAAGTTTACCATGCAAAACCTGAACGACCGCTTGGCATCCTACCTGGAGAAG GTGCGTTCTCTGGAGTCAGCTAACAGGAAGCTGGAGCTGCAGATCAGAGAGTACTATGAGAAGAAAGGGCCCGCAGCGTCCAGAGACTTCACCATCTTCTTCGCCACCATCAGTGACCTCCGGGCTAAG ATCACAAGGAGATATCTGGACAACCAGGGTATCGTCCTGCAGATTGACAATGCTAGCCTGGCAGCAGAcgactttaaaataaa GTATGAGACAGAGCTAAACATCCATAGCATGGTGGAGGCGGATGTGGCCCGTCTCCGAGGGGTCCGGGACAGCATGACTCTGTCCATCAGTGACATGGAGTTGCAGATAGAAGGTCTCAAAGAGGAGCTGGCTTTTTTGAAGAGGAACCATGAGGAG GAGATGTGTGAGCTCAGGATCAAgcagactggccaagtcaatgtGGAGGTAGACAGCACATCTTCTGTTGATCTGACTAAAGTCCTGGAGGAGGTTAGGGAGCAGTACGAAGCTGTGGCCGCCAAGAACAAGCTGGAGCTTGAAAAATGGTTCCAAACAAAG ATGGAAACACTCCAGACGGAAATCCTTCAATTTGGCCAAGAGGTAAAGACGCACAGCAGTGAGCTATCAGAGCTGAAGAGGACCTACCAGAGTTTGGACATCAGTCGTTCAAGCTTCCTCGCAGAG ATTCAGTGCCTACAGCAGAACCAGGAAGAAACCAAATCCCGTTACAGCATCCAGCTCAGCCAGCTGCAGATGACCATCAACGTGTTTgagacagagctgcaggagcTCAGGGTCTCCATAGAGACGCAGCAGTCTGAGTACAAAATGCTGCTGGACATCAAGATGAGGCTGGAGTTGGAGATCGCTGAGTACAGGAGGCTGCTGGAGGGAGAGAGGCAGGAGAAGAa GGTGGTCATCAGCAAGGTGGTGGAAG agcATAAACCTCACATTGAGAGAAGAGTGAAGACCATCGTGGAGCAGGTTGTAGATGGAAAGGTGGTGTCCTCCACCATTGACACTGAGGTGCAGAACATCCAGTAA
- the LOC121509130 gene encoding uncharacterized protein LOC121509130, translated as MAGKVFLVFALLVALLVSGAASSLGDARDTNEFQQLLAKRMKVRDSAVKKEPTPHAHSPRTQRRAHLSEEEREIMTKQVMQAISEMMTSDCMLDRDYQGWVDFGRRDTE; from the exons ATGGCCGGGAAAGTTTTCTTGGTGTTTGCACTGCTGGTTGCACTGCTTGTATCCGGTGCAGCCTCTTCACTTGGAGATGCCAGAGACACCAATGAATTCCAGCAGCTTCTTGCCAAGAGGATGAAAGTGAGAGACTCAGCTGTCAAAAAGGAGCCAACACCCCATGCTCACTCACCCCGAACGCAGAGGCGAGCACACCTGTCTGAGGAAGAACGTGAGATAATGACCAAGCAAGTAATGCAAGCTATCTCAG AGATGATGACTTCTGACTGCATGTTGGATCGGGACTACCAGGGCTGGGTGGACTTTGGACGCCGTGACACAGAGTGA